The sequence CACGGCGGATGATTTCGAACCCCCTGCGGTATGCCTCGGCACGGGACACGGACGGATCATAATACCGGTAGGCGGAAAGGAGCGACCAGTCAACAAAATCAATTTTCAGCATTTCATATCCCCATTCGTGCACTATGGTGCTGAAAAGGTTGAACATCCACTGAGCTGCGCCGGGATGTGTTATGTCGAGGCCATATCGTTTGGGATTTTCATTCCGGGCCCAGTCGGTATCTTCACCGGGCCAGGGACCTACCCGTTTCAGCCTGCCGTCTGGATGTTTCAGAAGCCAGTCAGCATGTTGCTGATAAACTTCCGTAGGCTCTGAAATGACGTAAGGGGCTACCCATAAACCAGGCTTCAGCCCGAACGATTTTATTTTGTCGGCGAGCCATTTCATTCCATGAGGAAACCGGGAATTGCCCTCCCAATCACCGTGCCAGCGCTGGTACCCTTCATCAATCTGAATGTATTCAAGTCCGCAGGGCTTAAGAATACGGGAGGCCAGCTCTGCATTGCGCACCACTTCTTCCTCAGTAACGTGTTCATAGGTGTAAAACCAACTGCACCAACCGTTTACAATAGAACTGACTCTGGCATTATTTAACCTCCCCATCAGCGAAGCATATTCCTCAAGGGTTGAATATGGATCACTACCCACCAGAATAATAAAACGGTTGGAATGAACTTCCTGTCCAGGCTGCAGCATAAACCCCCTGGCCAGGTAGGATTGCAATGACAGGCTGATAGCATCGCCGGGAAGCCGACGGACATGAATTTTCCCCTGAGCTTTGAGATTTTCAAGTGCCCCGCATACAAGGGCTTCCTTTTTATAGCCGCTGAAGAATCCTGCATTCCACCAACTCTGGATAGTGCTTTCATCAGGGGCAGAGAAGGGATAAAGGGTTCCGGGATCGTAATACATAGGCCCGTTGGTAAGAACTTTTGAGGTTCCTGACCACAGAAGGGATGCAGTATCATTCCCGGCAGGAGTAACAACAAAAAGGCTTTCGATATTAACCGGGACATTGGATTTATTGATGAGCGACATGTCCAGAAATATACCGGGATACCTTTTATACAATGTGATGCTGCGGGTGAACGCCCATGGTGAGTTTTTCGCGGAGGAGTAAATAATCAGCCGTTTTCCTTCTCCCAACGCATCGCTGATTTTGCTCACTTCAGCCCGATGCCGGAATTCAATCATGTCGGGACGGACTTCCCGGTCTGAGCTTACTGCCATTGCTGCGCAATCGGGAATCAGAATACTTCCGTCGGTGCGGTGAACAGAAAAACGCCCTGTTTCTTTGTGCAGGTATATGGCAAAGAAATCATTGGAAAGGATTGGTCCCTTATCAGATGCACCTGACTGACCTGTTTTTGCATCGAGAATATACGGCAGACCAACTGCTGTAACCGGTATTCCCTGAAGGAAGGAACGGCGGGAAATGAATTTACCTTGCATAGGAACATGTGTTTTTTATAAATTGAGTACAGCTAAAAAACAGAACATGCAAAATAATCAATTATTCCTTTCCGTAACCGGCCTTTCTTTGTTTTAATCGCATGGAATGCTTTCCGGTTGTCAACCCGGGGACTCTTCCGTTCCAAAGCTTATTAAACATCCGATCAGGGTTTTTATCCTGGGGAACATGGATGGTTTGATAAGCGGTTTATGTACGAAGAATCATACCGCACACCCTGCTGGTTGCATGGCCGGGTGTACCCAAACCCGGCAGTGTGTCCAAGGAAATGGTGTCTTACCCCGATGTTGCTGAAACATTTCTGGAAATGGCCGTAATTCCTGACCCCGATGATATACAGGGTATGAGGATGGTGCCTTCTCGATTCCATCATGCAGAGATTTGGTGACTCAAAGGATCTGGCACAAAGTTTTCTGCCCGCAGCCAAATAATTCTTATGCTTGAATTCTGGTTTCGTTGCCTACCCGCAGAATATCAGGGCAACAATTCAAACACCACGATTACAGCACCTAATTAATTAATGGTCTGTTCCCCTGTTGAACCCCTGTTGCAGATGAGGGAATATGCAATGGACTCAGGAATCTGCTTTTGCTTCGTTTCAGCGGAGTGAACCTGATGAACAGGGGAAAGTACAATATCCTTCTGCATAGGTTGGCTAATGCTCCCGGCATGCACACACACCTGAAGGCAAGGACCGGTAATTAGCGTTTTCGGTGGTGTCAGGTATAATAGAAAAATTAATTAAATGTTATGCAACATATTAAAAATTTTTAAAAAGATATTGTAACAAAATAAAAAATATTTATTTTAGCATACTTGATTTTAAGAAATCTAACCAAGCTACCCAGCAGATGCCCAGGATGTTCATCAGCGGTCCGGAGCAAAATAAAAACCGCCTTAAGAAGAGGCTGTTGCATCAATTGTATATAGCCGGACAGGCTTCCATACCGCAGATGGCCAGGATGCTGGGCGTAAGTATACCTACTGTAAAAAACCTGATTGTTGAGCTGCTGGAAAGCGATGAAGTTAAGTCAGCCGGTATTGGTGAATCAAACGGGGGCCGGAAGCCGGAGT is a genomic window of Bacteroidales bacterium containing:
- a CDS encoding alpha-galactosidase → MQGKFISRRSFLQGIPVTAVGLPYILDAKTGQSGASDKGPILSNDFFAIYLHKETGRFSVHRTDGSILIPDCAAMAVSSDREVRPDMIEFRHRAEVSKISDALGEGKRLIIYSSAKNSPWAFTRSITLYKRYPGIFLDMSLINKSNVPVNIESLFVVTPAGNDTASLLWSGTSKVLTNGPMYYDPGTLYPFSAPDESTIQSWWNAGFFSGYKKEALVCGALENLKAQGKIHVRRLPGDAISLSLQSYLARGFMLQPGQEVHSNRFIILVGSDPYSTLEEYASLMGRLNNARVSSIVNGWCSWFYTYEHVTEEEVVRNAELASRILKPCGLEYIQIDEGYQRWHGDWEGNSRFPHGMKWLADKIKSFGLKPGLWVAPYVISEPTEVYQQHADWLLKHPDGRLKRVGPWPGEDTDWARNENPKRYGLDITHPGAAQWMFNLFSTIVHEWGYEMLKIDFVDWSLLSAYRYYDPSVSRAEAYRRGFEIIRRAAGEKVHINECGPGAISVGLIDSMRIELDQYYGYRTENWKQYVGTPTGSAAAGAKRYYFHKRTWINDVDHLCTRNLSLGQARAAATIIGISGGNVISGDRLIDLSPDRIEIIRKAFPSSGQGARPVDLFDSDTPSAFALSLKKPFGEWTVAAFFNPDETQTIKRPIPADRLWLDPARKYIAFNFWEERLEGEFSGELDLQIPPAGCTLLSIHELPEKPKVIATNRHILQGYLELENTEWNEDTQILSGTSFGVKDYPYSVFIYLPGSYPWIQGGTTLDHDKENYSYRITHPHIITLRLYFTGTEKISWQINLAEFLKER